The following proteins come from a genomic window of Kineosporia sp. NBRC 101731:
- a CDS encoding sugar ABC transporter ATP-binding protein, whose translation MRGIVKEFPGVRALDGVDLDVTAGRVHCLLGQNGAGKSTLIRVLAGAHTPDEGTLSWRGEEVRFSSPSSAIHRGIATIYQELDLVPGLSVADNLYLGHENAAAGFVRRGAQGDSAQEVLKKLGHPEIPVGREVGRLSAAQQQIVSLARALARDARLIVMDEPSAVLAHDEVANLFRVMRDLVAEGVAVVYISHRLEEIRQIGDEVTVLKDGRTVASGLPASSTPTQQLVSLMTGRSVEYLFPSRPRRPEHDHEQVLLGVENLSLEGTFEDVSLTVAPGEIVGIAGLVGAGRSEVLETIYGARRRTSGSVTMGGRALPAGSVRAAVKAGMGLAPEERKSQALLLGEPIARNVSLASLPRMTKIVPGWLDRRRERATAQEATRELEVRPADVTRAVRTLSGGNQQKVVLARWLLGDTRLLLLDEPTRGVDVGARSEIYAVIRRLADQGMGVLLVSSEVPEVLGLADRVLVMREGRVVHTAPADELDEHRVLDLVMEGIVG comes from the coding sequence ATGCGTGGCATCGTCAAGGAGTTCCCCGGTGTGCGGGCTCTGGACGGTGTGGACCTCGATGTCACCGCCGGCCGGGTGCACTGCCTGCTGGGCCAGAACGGTGCCGGAAAGTCAACCCTGATAAGAGTTCTCGCGGGCGCTCACACACCGGACGAGGGAACGCTCAGCTGGCGGGGGGAGGAGGTGCGGTTCTCCTCGCCGTCCTCGGCCATTCACCGCGGCATCGCGACCATCTACCAGGAGCTCGACCTGGTGCCCGGGCTCTCGGTGGCCGACAACCTCTACCTCGGGCACGAGAACGCGGCCGCCGGGTTCGTGCGGCGTGGTGCCCAGGGTGATTCGGCCCAAGAGGTTTTGAAAAAGCTCGGCCATCCGGAGATTCCGGTGGGCCGGGAGGTCGGTCGGCTGTCGGCCGCGCAGCAGCAGATCGTCAGCCTGGCCCGGGCGCTGGCCCGGGACGCGCGGCTCATCGTGATGGACGAGCCGTCGGCCGTGCTGGCTCACGACGAGGTGGCGAACCTGTTCCGGGTGATGCGCGATCTGGTGGCCGAAGGGGTTGCGGTGGTCTATATCTCGCACCGTCTGGAGGAGATCCGGCAGATCGGTGACGAGGTCACGGTGCTCAAGGACGGACGCACGGTGGCCAGTGGTCTTCCGGCCTCCAGTACGCCGACGCAACAGCTGGTCTCGCTGATGACGGGACGATCGGTGGAGTATCTGTTCCCGTCGCGTCCCCGGCGCCCCGAGCATGATCATGAACAGGTGTTGCTGGGGGTTGAGAACCTCTCGCTGGAAGGGACGTTCGAAGACGTCTCGCTGACCGTGGCGCCGGGCGAGATCGTCGGTATCGCCGGGCTGGTCGGGGCGGGGCGGTCGGAGGTGCTGGAGACGATCTACGGGGCCCGCCGGCGGACGTCCGGTTCGGTGACGATGGGTGGGCGCGCGCTGCCGGCCGGCTCGGTGCGCGCGGCGGTGAAGGCGGGGATGGGCCTGGCCCCGGAGGAACGCAAGAGTCAGGCCTTGCTGCTCGGGGAGCCGATCGCCCGCAACGTGTCGCTGGCCTCGCTGCCGAGGATGACGAAAATCGTTCCGGGATGGCTGGACCGCCGACGTGAGAGGGCCACGGCGCAGGAGGCCACGCGGGAGCTCGAGGTCCGCCCCGCCGACGTCACCCGGGCTGTGCGGACCCTGTCCGGCGGCAACCAGCAGAAGGTGGTGCTGGCCCGCTGGCTGCTCGGCGACACCCGGCTGCTGCTGCTCGACGAACCGACGCGGGGCGTGGATGTGGGTGCCCGGTCGGAGATCTACGCCGTGATCCGGCGCCTCGCGGACCAGGGGATGGGCGTTCTGCTCGTCTCCAGCGAGGTTCCGGAGGTGCTCGGGCTGGCCGACCGGGTGCTGGTCATGCGGGAGGGCCGGGTGGTGCACACCGCCCCGGCCGACGAACTCGACGAGCACCGTGTGCTCGACCTGGTGATGGAAGGAATCGTGGGATGA
- a CDS encoding ABC transporter permease, with amino-acid sequence MSVEQSAAPTVTTGGPTVLARMRGTEIRNLGLVAVLAVLVVIGAITSENFLTGDNLENILVSSSVIGVVTVGATFVIIGGGIDLSVGAIVALASVWATTLATQSYGPWMMALCAILVGAGAGLVNGLLISYGRMVPFIVTLAMLVSARGLAARLADNRTQIVTQQPIKDLATTDVLGIPLLVILLAAVATVGWVLLNRTTFGRRVFAIGGNTEAARLAGIDVRRNTALLYVLSGTCCGIAAIMLLARTTTGSSTHGNLYELDAIAAVIIGGTLLSGGRGTLIGSVLGVLVFTTITNIFILNNLATETQNIAKGLIIVAAVLLQRRANRES; translated from the coding sequence ATGAGCGTCGAACAGTCCGCCGCACCGACCGTCACGACCGGCGGCCCGACCGTACTGGCCCGGATGCGCGGTACCGAGATCCGCAACCTCGGGCTGGTGGCCGTGCTGGCCGTGCTCGTGGTCATCGGGGCGATCACCAGCGAGAACTTCCTGACCGGCGACAATCTCGAGAACATCCTGGTGAGCTCGTCGGTGATCGGCGTGGTCACGGTCGGCGCCACGTTCGTCATCATCGGTGGGGGGATCGACCTCTCGGTCGGCGCGATCGTGGCCCTGGCCTCGGTCTGGGCCACCACCCTGGCCACCCAGTCGTACGGGCCGTGGATGATGGCGCTCTGCGCGATCCTGGTCGGTGCCGGGGCCGGTCTGGTCAACGGCCTGCTGATCTCCTACGGCCGGATGGTGCCCTTCATCGTCACGCTGGCGATGCTGGTCTCCGCCCGGGGTCTGGCCGCCCGCCTGGCCGACAATCGCACCCAGATCGTCACCCAGCAGCCGATCAAAGATCTGGCGACCACCGACGTCCTCGGGATCCCGCTCCTCGTCATCCTTCTCGCAGCTGTCGCCACGGTCGGCTGGGTGCTGCTGAACCGCACCACGTTCGGCCGCCGGGTGTTCGCGATCGGGGGCAACACCGAGGCCGCCCGGCTGGCGGGCATCGACGTCCGGCGGAACACGGCACTGCTCTACGTGCTCTCCGGAACCTGCTGCGGCATAGCGGCGATCATGCTGCTGGCCCGCACCACCACCGGCTCCAGCACCCACGGGAACCTCTACGAGCTCGACGCGATCGCGGCCGTGATCATCGGCGGCACGCTGCTCAGCGGGGGTCGTGGCACCCTGATCGGTTCCGTCCTCGGGGTGCTGGTGTTCACCACCATCACGAACATCTTCATCCTCAACAACCTGGCGACCGAGACCCAGAACATCGCCAAGGGGCTGATCATCGTGGCCGCGGTGCTGCTGCAGCGCCGGGCCAATCGCGAGAGTTAG
- a CDS encoding substrate-binding domain-containing protein, with product MDRFALDRRRLFVGSGLLGAGALLAACTSNEPAEADSKATAPANSGSGNDEPGQDVVIGFSAPAADHGWIGAITTKAEEEAKKYGDVDFQAVEGSNDVNQQISQVETLISRKVNVLVILPFDGNALTEVGIKAMEAGIQVINLDRVFSSPRGARTWIGGDNYGMGAAAGYYIAQQLTAKGVKDPVIAEVQGIADLPLTQDRSKGFEEALKTAGFKVSNQVSAQFTVESGQQVTSNLLQAAPKIDALWNHDDDQGLGVLAAIDQANRDEFIMVGGAGSKNMMDLIKADSGVMKATVTYPPSMAASAVKLARLVGQGKGLSDLVELGVPASITLTSETITKENVDAYLPLGFES from the coding sequence ATGGACAGATTCGCTCTCGACCGCAGACGCCTCTTCGTCGGATCGGGCCTGCTCGGCGCGGGGGCCCTGCTGGCCGCCTGCACGAGCAACGAACCCGCTGAGGCCGACTCGAAGGCTACGGCGCCGGCCAACAGCGGCAGTGGCAACGACGAGCCGGGTCAGGACGTGGTGATCGGGTTCAGCGCCCCCGCCGCCGACCACGGGTGGATCGGGGCCATCACCACCAAGGCCGAGGAGGAAGCGAAGAAGTACGGCGACGTCGACTTCCAGGCCGTCGAGGGCAGTAATGACGTGAATCAGCAGATCTCCCAGGTGGAGACGCTGATCAGTCGGAAGGTCAATGTTCTGGTGATTCTTCCGTTCGACGGCAACGCGCTGACGGAGGTGGGCATCAAGGCGATGGAGGCCGGGATTCAGGTGATCAACCTGGACCGGGTGTTCTCCTCGCCGCGGGGTGCCCGCACCTGGATCGGTGGTGACAACTACGGAATGGGCGCGGCGGCCGGCTATTACATTGCCCAGCAGCTCACGGCCAAGGGGGTGAAAGACCCGGTGATCGCCGAGGTGCAGGGCATCGCCGACCTGCCGCTCACCCAGGACCGCAGCAAGGGCTTCGAAGAGGCTCTCAAGACGGCCGGTTTCAAGGTCTCGAACCAGGTCAGCGCGCAGTTCACGGTGGAGTCGGGCCAGCAGGTCACGAGCAACCTGCTCCAGGCGGCACCGAAGATCGACGCGCTCTGGAACCACGACGACGACCAGGGCCTGGGGGTGCTGGCGGCGATCGACCAGGCGAACCGCGACGAGTTCATCATGGTCGGGGGTGCCGGGTCGAAGAACATGATGGACCTGATCAAGGCCGACTCCGGGGTGATGAAGGCGACCGTGACCTACCCGCCGAGCATGGCCGCCTCGGCCGTGAAACTCGCCCGGCTGGTGGGGCAGGGCAAGGGGCTGAGCGACCTGGTGGAGCTCGGGGTACCCGCCTCGATCACGCTCACCAGCGAGACGATCACCAAGGAGAACGTCGACGCGTACCTCCCGCTGGGATTCGAGTCCTGA
- a CDS encoding Gfo/Idh/MocA family oxidoreductase, producing MGEATLGVGMIGYAFMGAAHSQAWRSAGHFFDLPVKARMTAVCGRDRDATQAAATKLGWEGVETDWRALIERDDIQLIDICSPGDTHAEIAIAALAAGKHVLCEKPLANTVAEAELMVEAARKARAHGVRSMVGFNYRRVPAIALARKLVAQGRLGEIRHVRAQYLQDWIIDPQFPLVWRLQAERAGSGALGDIGAHIVDATQFIVGDHLAGVSGLTETFVKERPLPTASSGLSGDAGGDKGAVTVDDAALFIGRFRAGALGSFEATRFAGGRKNAIRIEVNGSLGSLAFDFEAMNELHLYDGRSNAETGGFTRILVTEPEHPYLRAWWPPGHLLGYEHSFTHEIADLLTDLGNGTDPTPSFEDGLQVQQVLAAVTESAAASSHWQTLPTPTRTAA from the coding sequence ATGGGGGAGGCGACCCTGGGCGTCGGGATGATCGGGTACGCCTTCATGGGTGCGGCCCATTCCCAGGCCTGGCGCTCGGCCGGTCACTTCTTCGACCTGCCGGTGAAGGCCCGGATGACCGCGGTCTGCGGCCGCGACCGGGACGCGACACAGGCGGCGGCGACCAAGCTGGGCTGGGAGGGTGTGGAGACCGACTGGCGGGCGCTGATCGAGCGGGACGACATCCAGCTGATCGACATCTGCTCACCGGGCGACACCCACGCCGAGATCGCGATCGCGGCCCTGGCCGCGGGCAAGCACGTGCTCTGCGAGAAACCTCTGGCCAACACCGTGGCCGAGGCCGAGCTGATGGTCGAGGCGGCGCGGAAGGCCAGGGCGCACGGGGTGCGCTCGATGGTGGGCTTCAACTACCGCCGGGTGCCCGCGATCGCCCTGGCCCGCAAGCTGGTGGCCCAGGGGCGCCTGGGCGAGATCCGGCACGTCCGGGCGCAGTACCTGCAGGACTGGATCATCGATCCGCAGTTTCCCCTGGTCTGGCGGTTGCAGGCCGAGCGCGCCGGCAGCGGTGCGCTGGGCGACATCGGCGCGCACATCGTCGACGCCACGCAGTTCATCGTGGGTGACCATCTGGCCGGTGTTTCCGGGCTCACCGAGACGTTCGTGAAGGAGCGTCCGCTGCCGACCGCGTCCTCCGGCCTGTCGGGCGACGCCGGGGGCGACAAGGGTGCGGTAACGGTGGACGACGCGGCTCTGTTCATCGGTCGGTTCCGCGCCGGAGCCCTCGGGTCCTTCGAGGCCACCCGGTTCGCCGGTGGCCGCAAGAACGCCATCCGGATCGAGGTCAACGGCAGTCTCGGCAGCCTGGCCTTCGACTTCGAGGCGATGAACGAGCTGCACCTCTACGACGGCCGGTCGAACGCCGAGACCGGCGGCTTCACAAGGATTCTCGTGACCGAGCCGGAGCACCCGTACCTGCGGGCGTGGTGGCCGCCCGGGCACCTGCTCGGCTACGAGCACTCCTTCACCCACGAGATCGCCGACCTGCTGACCGATCTCGGGAACGGCACCGATCCCACCCCGTCGTTCGAGGACGGCCTCCAGGTGCAGCAGGTGCTGGCCGCGGTGACGGAATCGGCGGCCGCGAGCTCGCACTGGCAGACCCTGCCGACCCCGACCCGGACCGCAGCCTGA
- a CDS encoding TIM barrel protein yields MFDAPSQNEASALARALRLNRRQLFAASTGVAAAAAAVTLPTGSAEASVKGRTGKIPKSKRGIILYTVRDAISRDPGAFVGPSGFQEVFAALAKIGYQQVEFAGYTQHANAPGGASLESVAGARQLRTWLDDNGLRAQGNHGFIPAWPLTAADEEKFKLHLEIANILGMQHVGTGADPTNSAFKADWDLAAEKWNGLGKIASRAGLKLYTHNHDAAYSFLLDQGPADAAGNPTRSSGIRRLEYFLKVTDPKYVYLEMDVFWAHVAQYKFTTYTAADGSARKDVFDPAATVLSANSRYPLFHAKDGEPDLDVANGYDIVPFGTGKIDYERFFRRVGRTDTRHPMVEQDTAPGGTAAPAQSLQHARLGLQHLAEL; encoded by the coding sequence ATGTTCGACGCACCATCGCAGAACGAGGCATCGGCCCTGGCCAGAGCACTGCGGCTGAACCGTCGTCAGCTCTTCGCCGCGAGTACCGGCGTTGCTGCCGCGGCGGCTGCCGTGACCCTACCCACCGGCTCCGCGGAGGCGTCCGTGAAGGGCAGAACCGGCAAGATCCCGAAGAGCAAGCGCGGCATCATCCTCTACACCGTCCGCGACGCGATCTCCCGCGACCCGGGTGCCTTCGTGGGCCCGTCCGGGTTCCAGGAGGTGTTCGCGGCCCTGGCGAAGATCGGCTACCAGCAGGTCGAGTTCGCCGGGTACACGCAGCACGCCAACGCCCCGGGCGGCGCTTCGCTGGAGTCCGTCGCCGGGGCCAGGCAGTTGCGGACATGGCTGGACGACAACGGTCTGCGGGCCCAGGGCAACCACGGGTTCATCCCGGCCTGGCCGCTCACCGCGGCCGACGAGGAGAAGTTCAAGCTGCACCTGGAGATCGCGAACATCCTGGGCATGCAGCACGTCGGCACCGGCGCGGACCCCACCAACAGCGCCTTCAAGGCCGACTGGGACCTGGCCGCGGAGAAGTGGAACGGCCTGGGGAAGATCGCGAGCCGGGCCGGGCTGAAGCTGTACACCCACAACCACGACGCGGCCTACAGCTTCCTGCTCGACCAGGGCCCGGCCGACGCGGCCGGGAACCCGACGCGCTCCAGCGGGATCCGGCGCCTGGAGTACTTCCTGAAGGTCACCGACCCGAAGTATGTGTACCTGGAGATGGATGTGTTCTGGGCGCACGTGGCGCAGTACAAGTTCACCACCTACACGGCGGCGGACGGCTCGGCCCGCAAGGACGTGTTCGACCCGGCCGCGACCGTGCTCTCGGCGAACTCCCGGTACCCGTTGTTCCACGCCAAGGACGGCGAACCCGACCTGGACGTGGCCAACGGCTACGACATCGTGCCGTTCGGCACCGGAAAGATCGACTACGAGCGGTTCTTCCGCCGCGTCGGGCGCACCGACACGCGTCACCCGATGGTGGAGCAGGACACGGCTCCCGGTGGCACGGCCGCGCCGGCGCAGTCGCTGCAGCACGCGCGGCTGGGTCTGCAGCACCTGGCGGAGCTCTGA